A section of the Methanosarcina mazei S-6 genome encodes:
- a CDS encoding right-handed parallel beta-helix repeat-containing protein yields the protein MSGKDLANIWKNRKKMGVCITVFILLVVTTTTALSITLPEETVYVAGDGRGDYNCNGTDDQIEINEALAYVAENPEFTTVHLKGPNTYVISDSILIGSNVTFQGDSTAVIKLKDRADWPSLKPLITQRDFSEQNITIRGFEIDGNHDGNEEKNKGEGYYNLIYLNNTTNIQVHDMYMHDGHGDGLKVENSSNIQFYNNKVYKLGHEGLYGIQSQYLKAWNNTITCRTNSGLRVWDSNHVKFHDNVIDSFYHWSAGGPGIQIQKSSAVMDDIEVYNNTIYNTYGPGIWLVGYDNSYSTEEAQNVQIHHNIFYSTGTNPNIDWVGGIVTSGFYNTLIENNVFDGTYHTAIALMHPTGYSTDLSPKDTGYTTIVRNNIIVDTLERKNDPEGTGYGVINYLPETHSFILENNCFYNNTAGNYKNANSTGDIYENPRFANQKENDYHLRSIGGRWNGKTWVKDFQTSPCIDAGYPSSDCSNEPDDNGGRINIGRYGNTEEASKSGVMPGYVAWWNEILSPEWRILRTLLRIFLLFCFKIQI from the coding sequence ATGAGTGGGAAAGATCTGGCAAATATATGGAAAAACAGGAAAAAAATGGGAGTTTGCATTACAGTCTTTATACTTCTGGTTGTGACGACTACAACAGCCCTTTCCATAACGCTACCGGAAGAAACTGTTTACGTGGCTGGAGATGGGAGAGGTGACTATAACTGTAACGGAACTGACGACCAGATAGAGATCAATGAAGCCCTCGCATACGTAGCAGAAAACCCTGAGTTTACAACAGTCCACTTGAAAGGTCCAAACACATACGTTATCTCGGACAGCATTTTGATAGGAAGCAATGTAACCTTTCAGGGGGATTCTACAGCTGTAATAAAACTCAAAGACAGAGCAGATTGGCCGTCCTTGAAGCCTCTCATTACCCAGAGAGATTTTTCGGAACAGAATATTACCATAAGAGGTTTCGAAATTGACGGGAATCATGATGGGAATGAGGAAAAAAATAAAGGTGAAGGATATTATAACCTGATCTATCTCAATAACACAACAAATATTCAGGTTCATGACATGTATATGCACGACGGTCATGGAGATGGATTGAAAGTTGAAAATAGTTCCAATATCCAGTTCTACAATAATAAGGTATATAAGCTCGGGCATGAAGGTCTCTATGGGATCCAGTCTCAATATCTGAAAGCCTGGAATAATACAATAACCTGCAGGACCAACAGCGGGCTTAGAGTATGGGATTCAAATCATGTAAAATTCCATGATAATGTTATTGATTCCTTCTATCACTGGAGTGCAGGAGGACCCGGGATTCAAATTCAAAAATCTTCAGCCGTTATGGACGATATAGAAGTCTATAATAATACTATCTACAACACTTATGGGCCCGGAATCTGGCTGGTAGGTTACGACAATTCATATTCAACAGAAGAAGCTCAGAATGTCCAAATTCACCATAATATATTTTATAGTACAGGCACGAACCCGAACATTGACTGGGTAGGAGGTATTGTAACCAGCGGGTTTTACAATACCCTGATAGAGAATAACGTGTTTGACGGGACATATCATACTGCCATTGCCCTGATGCACCCTACGGGATATTCTACGGATCTCTCACCAAAAGATACTGGATATACAACCATTGTGCGCAATAATATCATAGTGGACACACTTGAACGTAAGAACGACCCGGAAGGTACAGGGTATGGTGTAATTAATTATCTGCCTGAAACCCACAGCTTTATACTGGAAAATAACTGCTTTTACAATAATACGGCAGGAAACTATAAAAATGCAAATTCGACAGGTGATATATATGAGAACCCCCGATTTGCAAATCAGAAGGAAAATGATTACCATCTAAGATCAATAGGCGGCAGATGGAATGGAAAAACATGGGTAAAAGATTTCCAGACATCACCCTGCATTGACGCTGGATATCCGTCCTCTGATTGCTCCAATGAGCCTGATGACAATGGGGGCAGGATCAATATAGGGAGATATGGAAACACCGAAGAAGCATCAAAGTCAGGGGTGATGCCCGGATATGTTGCATGGTGGAATGAGATACTTTCACCAGAATGGAGGATACTAAGGACACTCCTGAGGATATTCCTTTTATTCTGCTTTAAAATCCAGATATAA
- a CDS encoding disaggregatase related repeat-containing protein, whose protein sequence is MLKRQIGTLFLITCLILTAVPAALGAQNTVTVNPASGSDAQTAINNAINSVAAGATSSNPGVVILGAGTYKISAPIILKSNVVLKGAGDNTIIFATGSVCNSDGSPAYIYGSGVSNVEVSHLQFQSTATGPKDGGHGDYRNCIKLTSVTNAKVHDILLTRYLYGDGVRISKSSGIEVYNCRMQSSGHDGVSFLSGTKDSRMYNCYVEVQTNTGVRVDNCANIEVDHNTFTGSAGSGWCCVELENKLTNVDVHHNIMHDYKGSSSSAGIGNWHASGSISVRDNVMWNVSPYIQVGSGSNILGPSDRSVENWVAKGYGYGSLGSASSSQSTETVSPTSEEDSKTTANETAVTETEETELATETKETEVATANNQTAENETAITKAAPEQVTGTDNESLTEENISETGTQTGVNEPPVTEADPEQVVETDKTSLTEENSSDIIDNRLKESTPDTVYQDKEYLDIGGRPGIGKYRDLLLFNLSEYNDAENISNATLSLYWYYPDGIERPEDTIVEVYRPAAAWNPENVTWNTRDNGVLWTQPGGDWFDMNNVSQGDAPYATITIKGSDIPDNRYYELNVTDLVKEYVSGEYENTGFLIKTRAENADYVAFYSSEIDDENQRPMLAIEEKI, encoded by the coding sequence ATGCTAAAAAGACAGATAGGAACCCTATTCCTAATAACGTGCCTTATTTTAACAGCCGTACCCGCTGCGTTAGGCGCACAGAATACAGTAACTGTAAATCCTGCATCTGGCTCAGATGCCCAGACTGCAATTAATAACGCAATAAACTCCGTAGCAGCAGGAGCAACATCAAGCAACCCGGGAGTGGTTATTCTCGGTGCTGGCACTTATAAGATAAGTGCACCTATAATTTTGAAATCCAATGTAGTACTGAAAGGTGCGGGCGACAATACAATAATCTTTGCTACCGGCTCAGTCTGTAACTCAGATGGATCACCTGCCTACATATACGGATCAGGTGTTTCTAACGTAGAAGTATCTCATCTTCAGTTCCAGAGTACAGCAACAGGACCTAAAGATGGAGGGCACGGAGACTACCGGAACTGCATAAAATTGACGTCTGTAACCAATGCTAAGGTACATGATATCTTACTGACTCGTTATCTATATGGTGACGGTGTCAGAATCAGTAAGAGTTCTGGAATAGAAGTATATAACTGCAGGATGCAGTCTTCAGGACACGATGGAGTGTCATTTTTATCCGGCACTAAAGATTCCAGAATGTACAACTGTTATGTTGAGGTTCAGACCAACACAGGTGTCAGGGTAGACAACTGTGCAAATATAGAGGTAGATCACAACACCTTCACAGGTAGCGCCGGGTCCGGATGGTGCTGTGTTGAGCTGGAAAACAAACTGACAAATGTGGATGTCCATCACAACATTATGCATGATTACAAAGGATCAAGCAGCAGCGCAGGCATTGGTAACTGGCACGCAAGCGGGTCGATTAGCGTTCGTGATAATGTAATGTGGAACGTGTCACCTTACATCCAGGTGGGCTCAGGTTCAAACATATTAGGACCATCTGACCGCAGCGTTGAGAACTGGGTAGCCAAAGGATACGGCTATGGATCTCTTGGAAGTGCATCGAGCTCACAGAGTACAGAAACTGTAAGCCCGACATCCGAGGAAGATTCCAAGACGACTGCTAATGAAACTGCTGTAACAGAGACAGAAGAAACCGAACTTGCTACGGAAACAAAAGAAACTGAAGTTGCAACAGCTAATAACCAGACAGCAGAGAATGAAACTGCAATAACGAAAGCTGCTCCAGAACAGGTTACTGGAACTGATAACGAATCACTGACAGAAGAGAATATATCTGAGACAGGCACCCAGACAGGAGTTAATGAGCCTCCTGTAACAGAGGCTGATCCTGAACAGGTGGTTGAAACTGATAAGACATCATTGACAGAAGAGAATTCATCAGACATTATAGACAATCGCCTCAAGGAATCCACACCTGATACGGTTTATCAGGACAAAGAATATCTCGACATCGGAGGCAGACCTGGAATAGGAAAGTACAGAGACCTGCTTTTATTTAATCTTAGCGAATACAACGATGCAGAAAATATTAGCAACGCCACTCTGTCTCTCTACTGGTACTATCCCGATGGAATTGAAAGGCCAGAGGACACAATCGTAGAAGTATACAGACCAGCTGCAGCCTGGAACCCTGAAAATGTAACCTGGAACACCAGGGACAATGGGGTGCTCTGGACACAGCCCGGAGGAGACTGGTTTGACATGAATAACGTCTCTCAGGGAGATGCGCCATATGCCACAATAACTATTAAGGGCAGTGATATACCGGATAACAGGTACTACGAGCTGAACGTAACAGACCTCGTAAAAGAGTATGTCAGCGGCGAATACGAAAACACAGGGTTCCTTATAAAAACTCGTGCTGAGAATGCAGACTATGTAGCATTCTACAGCAGTGAAATTGATGATGAAAACCAGCGCCCAATGCTGGCCATAGAAGAAAAAATATAA
- a CDS encoding disaggregatase related repeat-containing protein produces MNENNWIHRQGEKKNKGILILILIILVAGVTITLSTSQTEMTVYVSTDGSGDFNCDGTDDHIEINEALAYVAENPEFTTVHLKGPNTYLISDSIFVGSNTILEGDPTAVIKLKDKADWPLEKPLITQRDSSESQNITVKGFEIDGNHDGNREKSRGKGYHNLVHFLNCKNIRVYDMYMHDSHGDGLKVVKGSDIQFYNNTVYKVGHDALYIIYSSDIGAWNNKITCRTNSGLRVYNGNHVKFYNNIINSEGEGGAGIEIQKTGSSTVMDDIEIYNNLLYETNAAGIWITGYGPAYSKDSAKDVYIHNNRFYKTGINPGAAWAGGVVLNGFYNTLIEDNVFDGCYGAAIAHKQVDEEFSSPGSDYTTTARNNIIINTRSSPTAGEGYAFYNQLEDSHSFILQNNCLLNNAGGNYMHAESTSDREATPELIEQLNKDDPSEIQDLPCAEAIKSGPQNISYEIDDGIDIGQKKGLIYEIKRTISEIIRSIKKIFLSFISGESDNEELEIVLPLVISDNRLKEENPDSTLRDTEYIDVGESPDGGKYRGVILFELGQLNKTNKIEKATLSLFWYYPEESRKEDTILEVYRPEKWCEEHISWGAREINTPWKNPGGDWYDKNGVSQGSTPYSTITFKSSSLPDNRYYELDVTELVREYISGKYENTGFLIKSRAEDSDYIAFYSSEWQNKNQMPRLSIEYKNE; encoded by the coding sequence ATGAACGAAAATAACTGGATACATAGACAGGGAGAAAAAAAGAATAAAGGAATCCTGATTTTAATTCTTATTATTCTGGTCGCAGGTGTAACTATTACCCTTTCAACTTCCCAAACCGAAATGACGGTTTACGTAAGTACTGACGGGAGTGGGGATTTCAACTGTGATGGCACCGATGACCATATAGAGATTAATGAAGCCCTCGCATATGTAGCAGAAAACCCTGAGTTTACAACAGTTCATTTGAAAGGTCCAAACACATACTTGATCTCAGACAGCATTTTTGTGGGGAGCAATACTATCCTGGAAGGGGACCCTACAGCCGTGATAAAACTTAAGGATAAAGCAGACTGGCCATTGGAGAAGCCCCTTATCACCCAGAGAGACAGCTCGGAAAGCCAGAATATTACTGTAAAAGGTTTTGAAATTGACGGGAACCATGATGGGAATAGAGAAAAAAGCAGGGGAAAAGGATATCATAACCTGGTTCACTTCCTGAACTGCAAAAATATCAGAGTTTATGATATGTACATGCACGACAGCCATGGAGATGGGTTGAAAGTTGTAAAAGGCTCTGATATCCAGTTTTATAATAACACAGTATATAAAGTCGGGCATGATGCTCTTTATATCATCTACAGTTCAGACATAGGGGCATGGAACAATAAAATAACATGCAGAACAAATAGCGGGCTCAGGGTATATAATGGAAATCATGTGAAATTCTATAATAATATCATTAATTCCGAGGGAGAAGGGGGAGCCGGAATTGAGATCCAGAAAACGGGTTCTTCAACGGTAATGGATGATATTGAGATTTATAATAACCTGCTGTACGAGACAAATGCAGCAGGGATCTGGATTACTGGTTACGGGCCTGCATATTCAAAAGATTCCGCAAAAGATGTATACATACACAATAACAGATTTTACAAAACCGGAATTAATCCTGGCGCTGCCTGGGCAGGGGGCGTGGTCCTCAACGGATTTTATAATACCCTTATAGAAGACAATGTATTCGATGGGTGCTACGGAGCGGCAATTGCCCATAAACAGGTAGATGAAGAGTTTTCATCTCCGGGATCAGATTATACGACCACTGCTAGAAATAATATAATAATTAATACCCGGTCAAGTCCTACAGCCGGAGAAGGTTATGCATTTTATAATCAGTTAGAAGACAGTCATTCATTTATCCTACAAAATAACTGTCTCCTGAACAATGCCGGTGGGAACTATATGCATGCTGAATCTACATCGGACAGAGAAGCCACCCCCGAACTGATAGAGCAGCTGAATAAAGACGACCCTTCAGAGATACAGGATTTGCCCTGTGCGGAGGCGATAAAGTCCGGCCCACAGAATATATCGTATGAAATAGATGACGGCATTGATATAGGACAGAAAAAAGGTCTTATATATGAGATAAAAAGAACGATTTCAGAGATTATAAGATCTATAAAAAAGATTTTTTTAAGTTTTATTTCGGGAGAATCTGACAATGAGGAACTTGAAATTGTCTTACCCCTGGTAATCTCAGACAATAGACTGAAGGAAGAAAATCCTGACTCGACGTTGAGGGACACTGAATATATCGACGTTGGAGAAAGCCCGGATGGCGGGAAGTACAGAGGAGTTATACTTTTTGAGCTGGGACAACTGAATAAAACAAATAAAATTGAAAAAGCAACTCTTTCTCTATTCTGGTATTACCCCGAAGAATCCCGAAAGGAAGATACTATTCTCGAAGTATACAGGCCTGAAAAATGGTGTGAAGAACATATTTCATGGGGCGCGAGAGAAATAAACACTCCATGGAAAAATCCAGGAGGGGACTGGTACGATAAAAATGGAGTATCTCAGGGCAGCACTCCTTATTCCACAATAACTTTTAAGAGCAGTAGTCTTCCTGATAACAGGTATTATGAGCTGGACGTAACAGAGCTTGTAAGGGAATACATTAGCGGGAAATATGAAAATACCGGTTTTCTTATAAAATCCAGAGCGGAAGACAGTGACTATATTGCATTCTACAGTTCGGAATGGCAAAACAAAAATCAGATGCCAAGACTTTCAATAGAATATAAAAATGAATAA
- a CDS encoding polysaccharide deacetylase family protein, with amino-acid sequence MKGSLSVTVDLEDWYHIPSVCSSPFSVYRNVDEFFRSWHGRYDYLSEPTKRVLDILDEFNVNATFFVVADTIEHYPGLVESIADRGHELACHGLSHACKIDPETKKQLMSVEEFEQRTLTAKKMLEKISGEKLIGYRAPNALVSGWMIDSLEKMGFKYDSSVSVNSFYNKTDSALRTVSSYPYYPEETELEAGIDRNFLEFPWAYCQHGLKFPASGGPMLRFLGSSFILDGLMQSLKRGHTIFYFHPLDISCARFPSLGNKRPFYWCIKGRLVEQRIRHILSKLDDVEKISLRDYPGVSCV; translated from the coding sequence ATGAAAGGTAGTCTTTCAGTTACGGTTGATCTTGAAGATTGGTATCATATTCCTTCCGTCTGCAGCTCACCTTTTTCGGTTTACAGGAATGTAGACGAATTCTTTAGGAGCTGGCACGGCAGGTATGATTACTTGAGTGAGCCTACAAAAAGGGTACTGGACATTCTTGACGAATTCAATGTAAATGCTACTTTTTTTGTTGTTGCAGACACTATAGAACATTATCCGGGATTGGTAGAGTCAATTGCAGATAGAGGGCACGAGCTTGCCTGTCACGGGCTTAGCCATGCTTGCAAGATTGATCCTGAGACAAAAAAACAATTAATGAGTGTGGAGGAGTTTGAACAAAGGACTCTGACTGCAAAGAAAATGCTTGAAAAAATCAGTGGAGAAAAGCTAATAGGTTATAGGGCACCAAATGCCCTTGTAAGCGGTTGGATGATTGATTCCCTTGAAAAGATGGGTTTTAAATATGACTCTTCTGTTTCGGTAAATTCTTTTTACAATAAAACTGATTCAGCTCTGAGAACAGTTTCATCTTACCCTTATTACCCTGAGGAAACGGAACTTGAAGCAGGGATTGACAGAAACTTTCTCGAGTTCCCATGGGCTTACTGTCAGCATGGATTGAAGTTTCCGGCATCAGGCGGCCCGATGCTTCGGTTCCTGGGCTCATCTTTTATACTGGACGGGCTTATGCAGAGCCTTAAAAGAGGGCATACCATATTCTATTTCCATCCACTGGATATTTCCTGTGCCAGATTCCCATCTCTTGGAAATAAAAGGCCCTTTTACTGGTGTATAAAAGGGAGGCTTGTTGAACAGAGAATCCGGCATATCCTGAGTAAATTGGATGATGTTGAAAAGATATCTCTTAGAGATTATCCGGGAGTATCATGTGTTTAA